One Pleurocapsa sp. PCC 7327 DNA segment encodes these proteins:
- the miaA gene encoding tRNA (adenosine(37)-N6)-dimethylallyltransferase MiaA gives MKPSAIVICGATATGKSGLALKLAQRLNSVIISADSRQVYREFDIGTAKPTPIEQKLVPHYLIDICDPTETLTLAQYQEKAQALIENSDFNVPPLLAGGTGLYIKSIVKGLKIPRISPQPELRSQLQSLGQIQLYAFLCQVDAIAAQKIHPNDEVRTLRALEVYYVTGKPISEQQGENPPDYPLLQIGLDCEAEVLRKRIELRTEKMIEAGLVEEVERLGKKYGWHLPLLNTLGYQEIKQYLAADFSLSEAKKLIVVHTRQFAKRQRTWFRAYPEIEWFDADSADLLDRVWQRVQDFINSLRSN, from the coding sequence ATGAAACCCTCTGCGATCGTCATTTGCGGTGCTACTGCTACGGGCAAATCTGGCTTAGCCTTAAAATTGGCTCAAAGACTCAATTCAGTTATTATTAGTGCCGATTCTCGTCAAGTCTACCGAGAATTTGACATCGGAACGGCTAAGCCAACCCCGATAGAACAAAAGTTAGTGCCGCACTATCTGATCGATATCTGCGATCCGACTGAAACCCTAACTCTGGCTCAGTATCAAGAAAAAGCGCAAGCGTTAATAGAAAATTCCGATTTCAATGTTCCCCCTCTCCTAGCGGGAGGAACGGGATTATATATTAAATCGATTGTCAAAGGGTTAAAAATTCCCAGGATATCGCCGCAGCCAGAATTGCGATCGCAACTGCAATCTCTCGGACAAATCCAACTTTACGCTTTTTTGTGCCAAGTCGATGCGATCGCCGCTCAAAAAATTCATCCGAACGATGAAGTCAGAACCCTGAGAGCGTTAGAGGTTTATTATGTTACTGGAAAGCCCATTTCCGAGCAACAGGGAGAAAATCCACCCGACTATCCGCTCCTGCAAATTGGTTTGGATTGCGAGGCAGAAGTCCTAAGAAAACGCATCGAACTACGCACGGAAAAAATGATAGAGGCTGGATTGGTTGAAGAAGTAGAAAGATTGGGTAAAAAATATGGTTGGCATCTACCTCTTTTGAATACCTTGGGCTATCAAGAGATAAAACAATATCTTGCTGCTGATTTCTCTTTATCTGAGGCAAAAAAATTAATAGTCGTGCATACTCGCCAATTTGCCAAACGGCAGCGTACTTGGTTTCGAGCCTACCCCGAAATTGAGTGGTTTGATGCAGATTCTGCCGATTTATTAGATCGAGTTTGGCAGCGCGTACAAGATTTTATTAACAGTTTGCGTAGCAATTGA
- a CDS encoding MlaE family lipid ABC transporter permease subunit produces the protein MANSTTSRGGLQTWFQRLIAACFLAGQVFLHLLRAKIHRRNTFDQMSIVGPESLTIALLTAAFVGMVFTIQVAREFIYYGAGTTVGGVLAIALTRELAPVLTAVVIAGRVGSAFAAEIGTMRVTEQIDALYMLKTDPIDYLVSPRVLACSLMMPVLTILSLITGMTGGMFMADALYDISPTVFLRSAQNFLQVWDLFSAVIKSVVFGALIAIIGCSWGLTTTGGAKGVGQSTTTAVVTALLSIFIANFFLSWLMFQGTGSTAIE, from the coding sequence ATGGCTAATTCAACAACCTCTAGAGGCGGTCTGCAAACGTGGTTCCAGCGATTGATAGCAGCTTGCTTTCTGGCAGGGCAAGTATTTCTGCACCTGCTGCGAGCCAAAATCCACCGACGAAACACCTTCGATCAAATGAGTATCGTCGGACCGGAGTCTTTGACGATCGCGCTGTTAACTGCTGCTTTTGTCGGAATGGTATTTACTATCCAGGTGGCGCGAGAATTTATTTACTATGGGGCGGGAACGACGGTAGGAGGGGTGTTAGCGATCGCCTTGACGCGAGAATTAGCCCCAGTTCTCACTGCCGTTGTCATAGCCGGACGAGTGGGATCGGCTTTTGCGGCTGAAATTGGAACGATGCGAGTGACGGAGCAAATTGACGCGCTCTACATGCTTAAGACCGACCCGATCGATTATTTGGTCTCGCCTCGCGTTCTGGCTTGCTCTCTGATGATGCCAGTTTTGACGATCCTATCTCTAATTACTGGGATGACGGGAGGAATGTTTATGGCAGATGCTTTATACGATATTTCTCCGACGGTTTTTCTCAGGTCTGCTCAAAACTTTCTTCAGGTTTGGGATTTATTCAGTGCGGTAATTAAATCGGTTGTCTTCGGCGCGCTAATTGCCATTATCGGTTGCAGTTGGGGATTGACGACGACAGGCGGCGCAAAAGGAGTCGGGCAATCGACGACGACAGCAGTGGTAACGGCTTTGCTGTCGATTTTTATTGCCAACTTTTTCTTGTCTTGGTTGATGTTTCAGGGAACGGGTAGCACTGCGATCGAGTAG
- a CDS encoding HAMP domain-containing methyl-accepting chemotaxis protein: MAPETDYTQLYEQAQTAYLEADYPQAAAIVERLATEYPDDPNVLLLRGHIYLGLHQYALASEQYRTVLELTEEPEWVEYAQKGLEQAQQMHSAEADNFVDEEATGFTLNESELSATDLSSEENNSFPRWQEESDGITWENNISGGEIDWDSSVFDEDDAGEPTVGQVQSFDNSFENDLDANFESPSEPSEASSDTPFAQSDDPDTALNWQQLEENPPEFSFAREDRTDYSFSPSQAVGEPTFVVGTDSQNNPLQDSNEQAKDEFKEEGAIDNPSENFPLEESQDRSAYAVTSTESSESFLDNLDALPDDGLEDITRFDLTDVAADFSDSELFTSASPELSGNLNSGISQSMASGSGTGLATWGEGESSAALGLSGVSEQFIKPTVEVRQGKLARFLNASFRQKQWIVAGAAGLTSALAVLLTLGIVSSTASGEAKKNLSPIGGTGLLMTLVTGAASLGATAFLGQVAASQAKRSSDDLQAQFDAMTAGNFNVKATVYSEDELGQLAAKFTQMARVIATTTSEAQRRATEMEQAKEDLQRQVIRLLDDVEGAARGDLTVEAEVTADVLGAVADAFNLTIQNLREIVLQVKNAAKQVNKGSTDSELFARNQSSDALRMAEELAVTLNSVQMMTESIQRVAENAREAEEVARSSSVTALKGGEAVERTVAGILQIRETVSETARKVKRLAEASQEISKIVALISQIASRTNLLALNASIQAARAGEAGRGFAIVADEVRQLADRSAKSLKEIEQIVLQIQSETGSVMTAMEEGIQQVIDVTDKSEQAKRSLEDIIEVSNRIDTLVRSITADTVKQRENSRSVAQVMQAVELTAQETSQESQRVAGSLQTLVSISRELLTSVERFRVEKGES, encoded by the coding sequence ATGGCACCAGAGACTGATTATACACAATTGTACGAACAAGCTCAAACAGCTTATCTAGAAGCTGATTATCCACAAGCAGCCGCAATTGTAGAGCGCTTGGCAACAGAGTATCCAGACGATCCCAACGTATTGTTGTTGCGAGGTCATATCTATCTAGGCTTGCACCAATACGCTTTAGCAAGCGAGCAATATCGAACAGTTTTAGAACTGACCGAGGAGCCAGAATGGGTTGAATACGCTCAAAAAGGTCTAGAACAAGCTCAACAGATGCACTCAGCCGAGGCAGACAATTTTGTCGACGAAGAAGCGACAGGATTTACCCTCAACGAATCAGAGCTGAGCGCAACCGACCTATCTTCAGAGGAGAATAACAGCTTTCCCCGCTGGCAAGAGGAGTCTGATGGCATTACCTGGGAAAACAATATCTCAGGTGGCGAGATAGATTGGGACAGTTCTGTCTTTGATGAAGACGACGCGGGAGAGCCGACAGTCGGACAAGTGCAATCCTTCGACAATTCTTTTGAAAACGACCTCGATGCCAATTTTGAATCTCCCAGCGAGCCATCCGAGGCTTCTTCCGATACCCCTTTTGCGCAATCAGACGATCCGGATACCGCCCTCAACTGGCAACAATTAGAGGAAAACCCCCCCGAATTTTCCTTTGCTCGAGAAGATCGAACGGATTACAGTTTTTCTCCATCTCAAGCCGTCGGAGAACCGACTTTTGTCGTCGGCACCGATTCTCAAAACAACCCTTTGCAGGACTCGAACGAGCAAGCAAAAGACGAATTTAAGGAGGAGGGGGCGATCGACAACCCCAGCGAAAATTTCCCGCTCGAAGAGTCTCAAGATCGATCTGCCTACGCAGTTACCAGCACTGAATCGAGCGAAAGTTTCCTAGATAATTTAGATGCCCTGCCCGATGACGGATTAGAGGACATCACCAGATTCGACCTGACAGACGTTGCAGCAGACTTTTCCGATTCCGAGTTGTTTACCTCTGCTAGCCCGGAGTTGAGCGGCAATCTCAATTCGGGAATCTCCCAATCGATGGCTTCCGGTAGCGGAACGGGTCTGGCAACTTGGGGCGAGGGAGAGAGCAGTGCCGCTCTCGGTTTGAGCGGGGTTTCCGAACAATTTATCAAACCGACTGTTGAGGTCAGACAAGGGAAACTCGCAAGATTTCTCAATGCTTCCTTCAGGCAAAAACAGTGGATTGTCGCTGGAGCAGCAGGACTGACTTCAGCCTTAGCCGTCCTCCTGACGCTTGGCATCGTCTCCTCTACAGCGTCTGGAGAGGCTAAAAAAAACCTTTCCCCTATTGGCGGGACGGGGTTGTTAATGACATTGGTGACAGGGGCGGCTAGCTTAGGCGCGACGGCATTCTTAGGACAGGTGGCTGCCAGTCAAGCCAAGCGCTCTAGCGACGACCTGCAAGCCCAGTTCGATGCAATGACAGCAGGCAATTTTAACGTTAAGGCAACGGTATACTCAGAAGACGAACTGGGGCAACTAGCGGCAAAATTCACTCAGATGGCGCGGGTCATCGCTACAACGACCAGCGAAGCGCAACGGCGAGCGACTGAGATGGAACAAGCAAAGGAAGACTTGCAGCGCCAAGTAATTCGCTTACTCGACGATGTAGAAGGAGCGGCGCGAGGCGATCTGACGGTAGAAGCGGAAGTGACTGCCGACGTGTTGGGGGCGGTTGCCGATGCTTTCAACCTGACCATTCAAAATCTGCGAGAAATCGTCCTCCAGGTAAAAAATGCCGCCAAGCAAGTAAACAAGGGATCTACCGATAGCGAACTGTTTGCCCGCAACCAGTCTAGCGACGCGCTGCGAATGGCGGAGGAATTGGCAGTGACGCTCAATTCGGTACAGATGATGACCGAATCGATTCAGCGCGTTGCCGAAAATGCTCGCGAAGCGGAAGAAGTGGCTCGGTCGTCATCGGTCACTGCTCTCAAGGGCGGCGAAGCGGTAGAGCGAACGGTCGCAGGCATTCTGCAAATCCGCGAAACGGTATCGGAGACAGCGCGCAAGGTGAAGCGCCTCGCCGAAGCGTCTCAGGAAATTTCTAAGATCGTCGCTTTGATTTCTCAGATTGCTTCTCGTACCAACCTATTAGCGCTCAACGCTTCGATTCAGGCGGCAAGAGCGGGAGAAGCGGGCCGGGGTTTCGCGATCGTTGCCGACGAAGTGCGCCAGCTAGCCGATCGCTCGGCAAAATCGTTGAAGGAAATCGAGCAAATCGTTCTACAAATCCAGAGCGAAACTGGCTCGGTTATGACCGCTATGGAAGAAGGCATCCAGCAGGTGATCGACGTAACCGATAAGTCAGAGCAGGCAAAGCGATCGCTCGAAGATATCATTGAGGTATCCAACCGTATCGATACGCTAGTGCGATCGATTACTGCCGATACGGTCAAGCAGCGAGAAAACTCTCGCTCGGTAGCTCAGGTTATGCAGGCGGTAGAATTGACCGCCCAGGAAACCTCTCAAGAGTCTCAGCGAGTGGCTGGTTCCTTGCAAACCCTCGTTAGCATCTCTAGAGAACTCCTAACCTCGGTGGAACGTTTCCGCGTCGAGAAAGGCGAGAGCTAG
- a CDS encoding chemotaxis protein CheW — protein sequence MIGNPEFFTGNERNLAPELQELKTPEGELYLRFYLPSSDEFALPATGIMEVMQQPTERITPIPNSSPLLLGTINLRGQVIWVADLGQFLGDPAVLNTDRAEIPVIAIEDQEMILGLAIERLGEMDWLDAEQLQMPTNVPDRIVPFVKGEWVLKDDSSPTQILRVLNHVAILRSARWAA from the coding sequence ATGATTGGAAATCCGGAATTTTTCACCGGAAACGAGCGCAATTTAGCACCCGAACTCCAGGAGTTAAAAACGCCTGAAGGAGAGCTTTACCTGCGATTTTACCTACCTTCTAGCGATGAATTTGCCCTTCCAGCAACGGGAATTATGGAAGTCATGCAACAACCGACCGAGCGCATTACGCCAATTCCCAACTCCTCTCCCCTGCTATTGGGAACAATCAATTTACGGGGTCAAGTCATTTGGGTAGCAGACTTAGGACAATTTTTAGGAGATCCGGCGGTGTTAAACACCGATAGAGCAGAAATTCCGGTAATTGCGATCGAAGATCAAGAAATGATTTTAGGCTTAGCGATCGAGCGGCTGGGAGAGATGGACTGGCTGGATGCGGAACAGTTGCAAATGCCAACCAACGTCCCCGATCGCATCGTGCCCTTCGTCAAAGGGGAGTGGGTTTTAAAAGACGATTCCTCACCAACTCAAATTTTACGAGTTCTAAATCACGTAGCAATTTTACGTTCGGCACGGTGGGCAGCATAA
- a CDS encoding PleD family two-component system response regulator, which translates to MSKVLVVEDSPTQQQIILDLLKNSGLKVTIVQDGVEALEHVQKYHPNLVILDIVMPRMNGYEVCRRLKSDPKTKDVPVILCSTKAEEFDRYWGMKQGADAYIVKPFQPVELLGTIKQLMRG; encoded by the coding sequence ATGAGCAAAGTTCTGGTTGTAGAAGATAGTCCTACACAACAGCAGATAATTTTAGATTTACTCAAAAATAGCGGTTTAAAAGTGACTATCGTTCAAGATGGGGTTGAAGCATTAGAACACGTTCAAAAATACCATCCCAACCTAGTCATCTTGGATATCGTCATGCCTCGGATGAATGGCTACGAAGTTTGTCGGCGGCTCAAATCCGATCCAAAAACTAAAGATGTGCCAGTAATTCTCTGCTCTACCAAAGCCGAAGAATTCGATCGCTATTGGGGAATGAAACAAGGAGCAGATGCTTACATAGTCAAGCCTTTTCAACCAGTAGAACTACTTGGAACTATTAAACAGCTAATGAGAGGATAA
- a CDS encoding response regulator produces the protein MQGTLSEIDLRSVLQLIELGQRTGELLVEAYPTSLEGSERKVWKKDWQTFASEPKTTLGTGQYWLIFFVNGKIVYGADRASSSLIRLRDYLHRYQAQGAIDLLQSASLATTNEPEYAYLWLLLEKKQLSPEQARSIIESAIAEVLFDLLSLRHGAFVFEAGTALAPQLTALDVAPQLVKIVGQLQQWKQFHPYIQSPHQSFTIGNEAKLKATLPEQAYQSLARWADGKTSLRQLSRFLNRDLLTLAKGIYPYAERGWIHLIDAIAPKKQKSQLSREVQEGNHSPHVVCIDDDASIGKIVEYILQEKGLRATAIADPLQALGRVFQLKPDLILCDIAMPQLEGYEVCAMLRRSVAFRQTPIIMLTGKEAFVDRVRARLVGATDYLTKPFGERELLLLLEKYLNLEMCLK, from the coding sequence ATGCAGGGAACGTTATCTGAAATCGATCTCCGAAGTGTCCTGCAACTGATCGAATTGGGTCAGCGAACGGGCGAGCTATTAGTTGAAGCCTATCCAACTAGCTTAGAGGGTTCGGAGCGGAAAGTTTGGAAAAAAGATTGGCAGACTTTTGCTTCCGAGCCGAAAACAACTTTAGGAACCGGACAATATTGGCTGATTTTTTTCGTTAATGGGAAAATTGTCTACGGAGCCGATCGCGCCAGTAGTAGTCTAATCCGCCTGCGCGATTACCTCCATCGCTATCAAGCCCAGGGAGCGATCGACCTGTTGCAGAGCGCGTCGCTCGCAACGACCAACGAGCCAGAGTATGCTTATCTTTGGCTGTTGTTGGAGAAAAAGCAGCTCTCGCCAGAGCAAGCACGCAGCATTATCGAAAGCGCGATCGCGGAGGTACTGTTCGATCTATTAAGCCTGCGTCACGGCGCATTCGTTTTTGAGGCAGGGACGGCGCTTGCTCCCCAATTAACTGCCTTAGATGTTGCCCCCCAACTGGTTAAGATCGTGGGGCAACTACAGCAGTGGAAACAATTTCATCCCTACATTCAGTCACCCCATCAAAGTTTCACCATCGGCAACGAAGCTAAATTGAAGGCAACTTTACCCGAACAAGCCTATCAAAGCCTAGCCCGTTGGGCAGACGGCAAAACTTCACTGCGCCAACTCTCTAGATTTCTCAATCGCGATTTATTAACCCTAGCCAAAGGGATTTATCCCTACGCCGAGAGGGGATGGATTCACCTAATCGATGCGATCGCGCCAAAAAAACAGAAGTCTCAATTAAGCCGGGAAGTCCAAGAAGGGAACCATTCCCCCCACGTGGTCTGCATCGACGACGATGCGAGCATCGGCAAAATAGTCGAATATATTCTCCAGGAGAAAGGTCTTCGAGCCACTGCGATCGCCGATCCGCTTCAGGCGTTGGGTCGGGTTTTCCAACTCAAGCCGGATCTGATTCTGTGCGACATTGCTATGCCTCAGCTAGAAGGGTACGAGGTCTGCGCCATGCTGCGGCGATCGGTTGCGTTTCGGCAGACTCCCATTATTATGTTGACGGGCAAGGAAGCCTTTGTCGATCGAGTAAGGGCACGCTTGGTAGGCGCGACCGACTATCTCACTAAGCCGTTTGGAGAACGCGAGTTACTATTGTTGTTAGAAAAATATTTGAATTTAGAAATGTGCCTGAAGTAA
- the hmpF gene encoding pilus motility taxis protein HmpF, with product MLYLAEVKKQIKGFIGGAKTELKLLACQHNDQTWSAVPGDETIACDELAQAGEGALVLVNLSNNRQLQGKPELAGIELVRQLQKLSRLLEKTKDQQEEIEQWKQSLSIQSEELTRRQMDMEARLEQIDQMQEEFQELERQRQEMEANWQRFRAEQERIEQLHRQIGPIDWNSPQVGKVQAIIGRLFANPDRATAVETQIQSAREALERQQTLLKNHLQQLEQEKASLEQRQNDINQQGEAIKTRKQELESLVAALQESQIQLQVRESLLTSKQELLERINLEIGATEDLRKILTGAGDTQSKQQVDIKTLENMPLGELQETVKNLQADFDKLVRFVNDQEEELSLQCQAVAELEEKLKTANDYERFDLESELAEEQERRKMLDETLFGQRRRLRERQAILSQYLKVLRRRQGVMEIEDNLQQINLEPILLQLKEKKRNAQQDRQRQEKEIEQLHSSIQELRRQIAQQESDRAAKMQELQRQEANWEQAKAALSELQSRVKLYEEALSPLQSNLTKSRQKVEEVARLFSSVEQPQASA from the coding sequence GTGCTATATCTGGCAGAAGTTAAAAAGCAAATAAAAGGATTCATAGGCGGAGCAAAAACAGAACTCAAACTCCTAGCTTGCCAGCACAACGACCAAACTTGGAGTGCCGTTCCGGGGGACGAAACGATCGCCTGCGACGAGCTCGCCCAAGCTGGAGAAGGAGCGCTGGTGCTCGTCAACCTAAGTAACAATCGGCAACTTCAGGGAAAACCCGAATTGGCTGGCATCGAGCTAGTAAGGCAGTTGCAAAAGCTGTCTCGGCTTCTGGAAAAGACAAAAGACCAACAAGAAGAAATCGAACAATGGAAACAGTCTCTGAGCATTCAAAGCGAGGAACTCACCCGCCGCCAAATGGACATGGAGGCGCGGCTCGAACAAATCGACCAGATGCAAGAAGAGTTTCAGGAACTCGAGCGCCAGCGACAGGAAATGGAGGCGAATTGGCAGCGTTTTCGAGCCGAGCAAGAGCGCATCGAACAGTTGCATCGACAAATTGGTCCAATTGATTGGAATTCGCCGCAAGTTGGCAAGGTTCAAGCAATTATCGGTCGCCTTTTCGCCAATCCCGATCGCGCCACTGCCGTAGAAACGCAGATCCAGTCGGCACGGGAAGCGCTTGAGCGCCAACAAACCCTCTTAAAGAATCATCTACAACAACTCGAACAAGAAAAAGCCAGCCTCGAACAACGACAAAACGATATTAACCAGCAGGGCGAAGCGATTAAAACTCGCAAGCAGGAGTTAGAGTCGCTCGTCGCTGCACTACAGGAGAGCCAAATTCAACTTCAGGTACGTGAATCGCTTCTGACAAGCAAGCAAGAACTTTTGGAGCGCATCAATCTCGAAATCGGAGCGACGGAGGACTTAAGAAAAATTCTGACTGGCGCGGGAGACACCCAAAGCAAACAGCAAGTTGACATTAAAACTCTGGAAAATATGCCTTTGGGAGAGTTACAGGAAACGGTCAAGAATCTCCAAGCAGATTTTGATAAGTTAGTTCGTTTTGTCAACGATCAAGAAGAAGAACTGTCCTTGCAATGTCAAGCCGTTGCAGAATTAGAAGAAAAATTAAAAACAGCTAACGATTACGAGCGCTTCGATCTTGAGTCAGAACTGGCAGAAGAGCAAGAGAGAAGAAAAATGCTCGATGAAACTCTGTTCGGTCAGCGGCGCAGGCTTAGAGAGCGACAAGCCATTCTTTCTCAGTACCTAAAAGTGTTGCGCCGCCGTCAGGGAGTGATGGAGATAGAGGATAATCTCCAGCAAATCAATCTAGAGCCAATTCTGCTTCAGTTAAAAGAGAAAAAACGCAACGCCCAACAAGATCGGCAACGGCAAGAGAAAGAGATCGAACAGTTGCACTCGAGCATCCAAGAGCTTCGACGACAAATTGCCCAGCAAGAAAGCGATCGCGCCGCTAAAATGCAAGAGTTACAACGGCAAGAAGCCAACTGGGAGCAAGCCAAGGCAGCTTTGTCAGAACTTCAGTCGCGTGTCAAGCTTTATGAAGAAGCTCTCAGTCCCTTGCAAAGTAACTTAACAAAAAGCCGACAGAAGGTAGAGGAAGTGGCACGGTTGTTTAGTTCTGTAGAACAACCCCAAGCGAGCGCTTAA
- the tilS gene encoding tRNA lysidine(34) synthetase TilS → MINSWTILHARVHQTLRQRQLLKKGRRLLVAVSGGQDSLCLMKLLLDLQPKWNWQLAIAHCDHRWSTDAGIAKHVEELARQWKIPFYLKTAEQIAETEAAAREWRYHALIEIAQEQGFETIVTGHTLSDRAETLLYNLIRGAGTDGLSALAWQRSLTPEIELIRPLLNVSRAETLEFCQKFQLPVWEDAANQNLNYARNRIRTDLLPYLQTHFNPQVETALARTAELLRAEVEYLEASASQLLQQAITGEPIKLNRFCLRGAPLALQRRVMRQFLQQYLSEAPTFEQIEALTHLINAPNRTRTPPFPGGAVAEVQGDWIILRC, encoded by the coding sequence ATGATAAACAGTTGGACAATTCTCCACGCAAGAGTGCATCAGACACTGCGGCAACGACAGCTTTTAAAAAAAGGTAGACGTTTGTTGGTGGCGGTATCTGGGGGACAGGACTCTTTATGTTTGATGAAACTACTGCTAGATTTGCAGCCAAAATGGAATTGGCAGCTCGCGATCGCCCATTGCGACCATCGTTGGTCAACAGATGCGGGAATTGCCAAACATGTTGAAGAACTCGCCCGTCAATGGAAAATTCCTTTCTACCTAAAAACTGCCGAGCAAATTGCGGAAACCGAAGCAGCTGCTAGAGAATGGCGCTACCATGCTTTAATTGAAATTGCCCAGGAACAAGGATTTGAAACTATTGTCACCGGGCATACCCTCAGCGATCGCGCCGAAACTCTCCTATATAATCTCATCCGAGGTGCTGGCACTGACGGACTCAGTGCCCTTGCTTGGCAGCGTTCTCTAACTCCTGAAATCGAGCTAATCCGCCCTCTTTTGAACGTTTCTCGCGCGGAAACTCTAGAATTCTGCCAAAAGTTTCAACTCCCTGTTTGGGAAGATGCAGCGAATCAAAACCTCAACTATGCTCGCAATCGCATCCGCACCGATTTATTGCCCTATTTACAAACCCACTTCAATCCACAAGTGGAAACGGCATTAGCACGAACGGCAGAATTACTGCGGGCAGAGGTAGAGTATCTGGAAGCATCTGCCAGTCAACTATTACAACAGGCGATAACTGGCGAGCCAATAAAATTAAATCGTTTTTGTTTGCGTGGCGCTCCCCTTGCCCTACAAAGGCGAGTCATGCGGCAATTTTTGCAGCAATATTTGAGCGAAGCGCCCACTTTCGAGCAAATCGAAGCGCTAACTCATCTCATCAACGCTCCTAACCGAACTCGGACTCCTCCATTTCCTGGAGGAGCAGTTGCAGAAGTCCAAGGCGATTGGATTATTTTGAGGTGTTAG